Proteins encoded by one window of Anopheles maculipalpis chromosome 2RL, idAnoMacuDA_375_x, whole genome shotgun sequence:
- the LOC126558191 gene encoding tRNA-dihydrouridine(20a/20b) synthase [NAD(P)+]-like: MKEKTNIRELFSSAAERDTFLKICAPMVRYSKLEFRSLVRSYGTDLAFTSMIMADSFCKSEKARLNEFTTNKDDTPLIAQFAANNTIDFLSASEMVYPYVDGVDLNCGCPQRWAMAEGYGSALLKTPELMADMLGTVRRNMPSSFSVSVKVRLLSSTNQKQTIDMCRQLEATGITFLTVHGRTAPEMTKVPVHRDALQEIKQSIGIPMVANGDIFTLDDAEQMYLQTKCDGIMAARGILSNPALFSGHKSTPVECVKRWLHICEHADTDITYQCMHHHFSFMTESLLNKRLRLQLNNLSKEKQKVFDFVRTHLPVDSVADEMFVQDYPEKINCTYNDQTYRQRTADHGAMNVSAVVDSCTYDPEASDGNFFRSKRAELDDSQAVDEVAEEVDGVSFMDGGSILFDE, translated from the exons atgaaagaaaaaacaaacattagagaaTTATTTAGCTCTGCAGCTGAACGAGACACATTTCTTAAGATTTGTGCTCCGATGGTAAGATACAGCAA ATTGGAGTTTCGCAGTTTAGTTCGATCGTACGGAACCGATTTAGCTTTTACCAGCATGATCATGGCTGATTCCTTCTGCAAAAGTGAAAAAGCCCGTCTTAATGaattcacaacaaacaaag ACGATACGCCGCTGATAGCCCAATTTGCAGCTAATAATACGATTGATTTCCTGTCCGCCAGCGAAATGGTTTACCC CTACGTCGATGGTGTCGACCTAAACTGTGGATGTCCACAGCGCTGGGCAATGGCTGAAGGGTACGGAAGTGCACTGCTAAAAACGCCCGAACTCATGGCCGACATGCTAGGTACGGTACGCCGCAACATGCCTAGCTCGTTCAGCGTTTCGGTAAAGGTGCGACTGCTTTCAAGCacgaaccaaaaacaaaccatcgaTATGTGCCGTCAGTTGGAGGCCACCGGTATTACATTCCTGACTGTGCACGGCCGCACGGCACCCGAGATGACGAAGGTGCCGGTTCACCGGGACGCACtgcaagaaataaaacaatccattGGCATCCCTATGGTAGCTAATGGTGATATCTTCACGCTGGACGATGCCGAACAAATGTATTTACAAACAAAGTGCGACG GCATAATGGCAGCTCGCGGCATACTTTCCAATCCTGCCCTGTTTTCGGGTCACAAAAGCACCCCGGTGGAGTGTGTAAAACGATGGTTACACATTTGCGAGCATGCCGATACCGACATCACGTACCAATGCATGCACCATCACTTTTCGTTTATGACCGAATCGCTGCTTAACAAGCGGTTGCGCTTgcagttaaataatttatccaaagaaaagcaaaaagtaTTTGACTTCGTTCGAACGCACCTGCCCGTCGATAGTGTTGCCGACGAAATGTTTGTGCAAGATTacccagaaaaaataaactgcaCGTATAACGATCAAACCTATCGCCAAAGGACGGCTGATCATGGTGCAATGAATGTTAGCGCTGTTGTAGATAGCTGTACATACGATCCAGAAGCGTCGGATGGTAATTTCTTTCGGAGCAAACGGGCGGAACTGGACGATTCACAAGCTGTGGATGAAGTAGCGGAAGAGGTGGATGGAGTCAGTTTTATGGACGGTGGAAGCATTTTGTTTGACGAGTGA